GTAGTAGTACAGGGAACGCCTGCCGTCATGCCAGGATCAAAGATGGTGAGACTGCCGGGCGAAGTACTGCAACGTTACGCAGCAGGCTAGAATGAATCGGGGGCTGAATTGAAGAGCTGCGGCCGCCTTCGGCTGCGTGGCGCCTCTCAGCCTAAAACCGCGGGATCATTGGGCGCTGTTTAGATCCTGATTCCGCGGGGTAGCGCGTCGATTCGTTTTTACATTCATTTGATTGGAGGACTATTCCATGGCCGTAAGCCAGACATTCAAAAAGCGCGAAAGAGAACGTGCCAGGCGCGAGAGACAGATAGAGAAAGCGAAGAAGAAGGCCGATCGCAAGCTGGAACCCAATTCGACCGCGACTGCCGGTGCGGCCGCGCCCAATCCTGCCGACCTCTTCGATGAGAACGGCGAGCCTCGCGAACTCGACTTCCACGATTTCTGATCGCGATTCAGCAAAACTTTGACGCCGGGAACCCGTTAATTCCCGGCTTTTTTCTGCCCAGGCGAATTCAATCCTCGCTGTAATACCTCTCCACAAAAATCAGAATTGCCAGTATCTTTGGCAGTGCCGATGGCTCGCCAAACAAATCGGAAGTGGCTCCTGCTGCTCGCGATTCCTTTTATCGCGCTGCTGTGTACCCCGCTGTATTCGCGCACGACTCCGGTTATCTGGGGCTTTCCCTTCTTCTACTGGTATCAGTTTCTCTGGATCCCGCTCAGCGCCGCTATCACATTTCTCGTCTACCGGAAGAGCGGCCGATGAAAGCGACTCTGGACTGGACCGCTGTTTCGGTCTTCATATTTTTTCTCATCATCATCAGCGCGGTCGCATTTATGGCGACCCGCTGGAAACGAGGTGATCTCAATCTACTTGAAGAATGGGGCCTCGCCGGGCGCAGGTTCGGAACCATCATTACCTGGTTCCTGCTGGGCGGCGATCTCTTCACCGCGTACACGATCATCGCGGTCCCAGCTTTGGTCTATGGCACAGGCGCACCCGGATTCTTCGCGCTGCCGTACAGCACCGTGTCATTTGCCTTCGCGTATCTCACGATGCCTCGTCTTTGGGCCGTCTGCAGGAAGCATCACTACGTCACTGCGGCTGACTTCGTGCGTGGAAGATATGGTGATCACTGGCTCGCTTTGGCGATCGCGGTCACCGGAATTCTCGCAACCGTTCCGTACATCGCCCTGCAGTTGATTGGAATCCAGGTCTCGGTTGGTGCCTTAGGCTTGAGTGGGAACGGCTGGATGGGACAACTGCCGCTTGTAATCGCCTTTGCGCTGCTTCTTGGTTACACCTACACGGGAGGGCTGCGCGCTCCGGCGAGTATCGCGTTCATCAAGGACGTGATGATCTACATTGTCGTTCTGGCCGCGATTATCTGGCTCCCGCTAAGACTGGGCGGATACGAAAATATCTTCCACTCCGCCGCCGCGGCGCTTGGAAACCGGCCCAATCCCGCGTCGCTCGTGCTGCGGCCGGGGCAGTACCTGCCGTTCTCGACGCTGGTTCTCGGATCGTCATTGGCCTTGTTCCTATATCCACACAGCATCACGGCCGTGCTCAGCTCGTCGAGCGCAGCGGTCATCAAAAGAAATTCGGCTCTGATGCCGGCCTATAGTCTCTTATTGGGAATGCTGGCTCTGCTCGGCTACGGAGCACTGGCTGCGGGAGTTTCGGTTAGCTCATCGAGCTACGTGGTTCCAGCACTGTTCGTGAAGATTTTTCCTTCGTGGTTCGCAGGATTCTCCTTTGCTGCGATTGCGGTGGGAGCTCTGGTCCCCGCAGCCATCATGTCAATCGCTGCGGCCAGTCTGTTCACGCGCAACATTTGCCGCGAATATCTGTGGCGCGATCTCTCCCAACGCGAAGAAACGCGGCTGGCAAAGCTGCTCTCGCTTCTGCTCAGCGTAGCCGGTCTTCTGTTTGTACTTTTCCTTCCAACCCAATATGCGATCAATCTGCAATTGCTCGGCGGGATCTGGATCGTGCAAACACTTCCTACGGTGATCTTCGGATTGTTCACACGCTGGTTCATTTCAGGAGCGCTGCTGGCTGGATGGGCAGCAGGCATGGTCGCCGGAACGGCAATGGTGATCTCCCAGAAACTCACGGCTGTATTTCCCTTGCATCTTGCAGGTGTGACCCTCTCCTCCTACGCCGCCGTAAATGCGTTGGCGCTGAATCTGGCGATCGCTGCTGCGTTCACTGTTTTGCTGAATTTCCTTGGCGGCAAATCAGGCCGAGACGAAACGTCTCTGTCCGATTACGACGACAGTGACCGAAGCATCGACCTCTTGTCACAACCTTTGATCAAGGAGTATCCGTCCTCACAGCTTTCAAAGTA
The sequence above is drawn from the Acidobacteriota bacterium genome and encodes:
- a CDS encoding sodium:solute symporter → MKATLDWTAVSVFIFFLIIISAVAFMATRWKRGDLNLLEEWGLAGRRFGTIITWFLLGGDLFTAYTIIAVPALVYGTGAPGFFALPYSTVSFAFAYLTMPRLWAVCRKHHYVTAADFVRGRYGDHWLALAIAVTGILATVPYIALQLIGIQVSVGALGLSGNGWMGQLPLVIAFALLLGYTYTGGLRAPASIAFIKDVMIYIVVLAAIIWLPLRLGGYENIFHSAAAALGNRPNPASLVLRPGQYLPFSTLVLGSSLALFLYPHSITAVLSSSSAAVIKRNSALMPAYSLLLGMLALLGYGALAAGVSVSSSSYVVPALFVKIFPSWFAGFSFAAIAVGALVPAAIMSIAAASLFTRNICREYLWRDLSQREETRLAKLLSLLLSVAGLLFVLFLPTQYAINLQLLGGIWIVQTLPTVIFGLFTRWFISGALLAGWAAGMVAGTAMVISQKLTAVFPLHLAGVTLSSYAAVNALALNLAIAAAFTVLLNFLGGKSGRDETSLSDYDDSDRSIDLLSQPLIKEYPSSQLSK